One region of Vibrio marisflavi CECT 7928 genomic DNA includes:
- a CDS encoding chemotaxis protein — MGGKSSSSNKTQSTNVSGQTAISGDNLGTAISGVNNSTVNVTATDHGAVKHAFELGGELVGQSGEMFEQALEHANQVNVNSMDFAENALEDISSSNSENLQVMAGLAGNQAEQNTKNLDALMDLAKFNQDGGASENKQQQIIMMVIISVVLGGVAIMAVKR, encoded by the coding sequence ATGGGTGGTAAATCAAGCTCAAGTAATAAAACACAATCGACCAACGTCAGTGGCCAAACGGCCATATCTGGAGACAACCTTGGTACGGCGATAAGTGGCGTTAACAACTCCACGGTGAATGTCACGGCCACCGATCACGGAGCAGTAAAACATGCCTTTGAGCTAGGTGGTGAGTTAGTTGGGCAAAGCGGCGAGATGTTTGAGCAAGCGCTTGAACATGCCAATCAGGTCAATGTGAACTCGATGGACTTTGCTGAAAACGCATTAGAAGACATCTCTTCCAGCAATAGCGAAAATTTGCAGGTGATGGCAGGGCTTGCGGGCAACCAAGCCGAGCAGAATACCAAGAACCTTGATGCACTGATGGACTTAGCCAAGTTTAATCAAGACGGCGGAGCGAGTGAGAACAAGCAGCAGCAGATCATCATGATGGTGATTATCTCGGTTGTATTAGGCGGCGTAGCAATCATGGCGGTGAAACGATGA
- the cysI gene encoding assimilatory sulfite reductase (NADPH) hemoprotein subunit — protein sequence MSNQEQQQVLGEVLGPLSENERIKRESNFLRGTISQDLKDTITGGFTADNFQLIRFHGMYQQDDRDIRAERTKQKLEPLHNVMLRARMPGGVISPEQWLAIDKFATEKSLYGSIRLTTRQTFQFHGVLKPNIKLMHQTLNSIGIDSIATAGDVNRNVLCTSNPVESELHQQAYEWAAKISEHLLPKTRAYAEIWLDGEKLEETDQEPILGSNYLPRKFKTTVAIPPLNDVDVHANDLNFIAIAENGQLVGFNVLVGGGLAMTHGDKSTYPRCADDFGFIPLEKTLEVAAAVVTTQRDWGNRSNRKNAKTKYTLDRVGIDVFKAEVEKRAGVSFEPSKPYKFTERGDRIGWVEGIDGLHHLTLFIENGRLLDFPDKPLKSGVAEIAKIHKGDFRMTANQNLIVAGVPANQVNKIEQIAREHRLIDDGNSVQRQNSMACVSYPTCPLAMAEAERFLPEFVTNIEEILKAHKVPTQDSIITRITGCPNGCGRAMLAEIGLVGKAPGRYNLHLGGNKEGTRVPKMYKENISVKQILQDIDSLVSRWSKEREDKEAFGDFVIRAGVIDKVEISKRDFHD from the coding sequence ATGAGCAATCAAGAACAGCAACAAGTGCTTGGCGAGGTCCTAGGGCCACTTTCTGAAAACGAGCGTATTAAAAGAGAAAGCAATTTCTTACGCGGAACAATTTCGCAAGATCTCAAAGATACGATTACAGGTGGATTTACCGCAGATAACTTTCAGCTGATTCGCTTCCACGGGATGTATCAGCAAGATGATCGTGATATTCGAGCGGAGAGGACTAAGCAAAAGTTAGAGCCTTTGCATAATGTCATGCTGCGCGCTCGTATGCCGGGTGGAGTGATCTCCCCAGAACAATGGCTAGCAATCGATAAGTTTGCTACGGAAAAATCGCTTTACGGAAGTATCCGTCTTACAACAAGGCAAACCTTCCAATTCCACGGTGTATTGAAACCGAATATTAAGTTAATGCACCAAACGTTAAATAGTATCGGTATAGATTCTATTGCTACTGCTGGTGATGTGAACCGCAATGTATTGTGTACCTCAAATCCGGTGGAATCAGAGCTCCATCAGCAAGCTTATGAATGGGCAGCGAAGATTAGCGAGCACTTATTACCGAAAACTCGCGCGTATGCTGAGATTTGGTTAGATGGTGAAAAGCTAGAAGAGACAGATCAAGAGCCGATCTTAGGTAGCAATTATCTTCCAAGGAAGTTTAAGACTACCGTAGCAATTCCTCCACTAAATGATGTTGATGTTCATGCTAATGATTTGAACTTTATTGCTATTGCCGAAAACGGACAGCTTGTTGGGTTTAACGTGCTGGTTGGTGGTGGCTTGGCGATGACTCATGGTGATAAGTCGACGTACCCACGCTGCGCTGATGATTTTGGTTTTATTCCTTTGGAAAAAACTCTAGAGGTTGCGGCTGCTGTGGTGACGACGCAACGTGACTGGGGTAATCGCTCCAACCGTAAAAACGCTAAAACGAAATACACATTAGATAGAGTAGGTATTGACGTTTTTAAAGCAGAAGTAGAAAAGCGAGCAGGAGTATCTTTCGAACCAAGTAAACCCTATAAGTTTACTGAGCGTGGAGATCGAATCGGCTGGGTTGAGGGGATTGATGGCCTGCACCATTTAACTCTTTTTATCGAAAATGGCCGTTTACTCGATTTTCCAGACAAACCGCTTAAATCTGGTGTCGCTGAGATTGCGAAAATTCATAAAGGCGATTTTCGTATGACGGCAAACCAAAACTTGATTGTTGCAGGAGTGCCAGCCAATCAAGTTAATAAAATAGAACAGATCGCTCGTGAGCACAGGCTAATAGATGATGGTAATAGTGTACAAAGGCAGAATTCGATGGCTTGTGTCTCTTACCCAACCTGCCCATTGGCAATGGCGGAGGCTGAGCGCTTCCTACCAGAATTTGTCACGAACATCGAAGAGATCCTTAAAGCTCACAAAGTACCAACACAAGATAGCATTATTACCCGCATTACTGGTTGCCCGAATGGATGTGGTAGAGCAATGTTGGCTGAAATTGGTTTAGTAGGGAAAGCTCCAGGTCGCTATAACCTTCATTTAGGAGGTAATAAAGAAGGCACCCGTGTTCCGAAAATGTATAAAGAGAACATTAGCGTCAAGCAGATATTGCAAGATATCGATTCGCTAGTGAGTCGTTGGTCAAAAGAACGCGAAGATAAAGAGGCGTTCGGCGACTTCGTTATCCGAGCTGGTGTGATTGACAAAGTAGAAATATCAAAGAGGGACTTCCATGATTAA
- a CDS encoding phosphoadenylyl-sulfate reductase, whose protein sequence is MINTIESSPSLDDLLSLTKAERVLSLAQLNAELETLSAVERVEWALKNLKSSHAVSSSFGVQSAVMLHLLTQVQPDIPVILTDTGYLFPETYQFIDNLTQQLGLNLKVYRSEFSSNWQEARYGKLWEQGIEGIERYNKLNKVEPMRRALDDLQVGTWFSGLRREQSPSRASLPILSIQNGVFKFLPIIDWSEQDIESYLAQHELSYHPLKEEGYVSIGDTHTTQKWQPGMKEEDTRFFGLKRECGLHEDDVEQDGSGI, encoded by the coding sequence ATGATTAATACAATTGAATCCTCGCCAAGTTTGGATGATCTGCTATCACTAACGAAAGCAGAGCGAGTTCTATCTCTTGCTCAGCTGAATGCTGAATTAGAAACCTTGTCGGCAGTAGAAAGGGTGGAGTGGGCGCTTAAAAACTTAAAGAGCAGTCATGCAGTATCTTCTAGTTTTGGTGTCCAGTCGGCAGTTATGCTGCATTTGCTTACCCAAGTGCAGCCAGATATTCCTGTCATACTCACCGATACTGGCTATCTGTTCCCAGAAACGTATCAATTTATAGATAACCTCACCCAGCAATTGGGTCTGAATTTAAAAGTCTATCGCTCAGAGTTCAGTTCGAATTGGCAAGAAGCAAGGTATGGGAAGTTATGGGAACAAGGTATAGAGGGAATTGAGCGTTACAATAAGCTAAATAAAGTAGAGCCAATGCGACGTGCACTCGATGACTTGCAAGTTGGAACATGGTTTTCTGGGCTTCGCCGTGAACAGTCACCTTCTCGAGCTAGCCTGCCAATCTTGTCTATTCAAAATGGCGTGTTCAAGTTTTTGCCAATCATTGATTGGTCCGAGCAAGATATAGAGAGCTACTTAGCTCAACATGAGCTTTCTTATCATCCATTAAAAGAAGAAGGGTATGTTTCTATTGGTGATACGCACACAACACAAAAGTGGCAGCCCGGGATGAAAGAAGAGGATACTCGATTTTTTGGATTGAAAAGAGAGTGTGGCCTTCATGAAGACGATGTTGAACAAGACGGGTCGGGAATATAA
- the dusA gene encoding tRNA dihydrouridine(20/20a) synthase DusA — protein sequence MKNNSNTNKFELCRFSVAPMLDWTDRHCRYFHRLLSSEALLYTEMVTTGAIIHGKGDFLKYSEEEHPIALQLGGSNAKDLAHCAKLAQERGYDEVNLNVGCPSDRVQNGRFGACLMAEPELVAECVAEMKSVVDIPVTVKTRIGIDDQDSYEFLTDFISTVSEKGGCEQFTIHARKAWLTGLSPKENREIPPLDYDRAYQIKRDFPNLVIAVNGGVKTLDESIEHLNHLDGVMIGREAYQNPYMLAEVDQKLFGSEAPIKKRSQVVEEMYPYIEQQLANGSYLGHITRHMIGLFQSMPGARQWRRYISENAHKPGAGIEVVEAALAKIPKELNV from the coding sequence ATGAAAAACAATAGCAATACCAATAAATTCGAACTTTGCCGCTTTAGCGTGGCACCCATGCTCGATTGGACTGATCGTCACTGTCGTTACTTCCATCGTTTACTTTCTAGCGAAGCGCTTTTGTACACTGAAATGGTGACAACTGGTGCCATCATTCATGGCAAAGGTGATTTTCTAAAATACAGTGAAGAAGAGCACCCAATAGCGCTTCAGCTTGGTGGTTCTAACGCTAAAGATCTAGCGCATTGTGCCAAGTTGGCCCAAGAGCGCGGCTACGACGAAGTTAACCTCAATGTTGGTTGCCCGTCAGATCGCGTGCAAAATGGCCGTTTTGGAGCTTGCTTAATGGCAGAGCCTGAGCTGGTGGCTGAATGTGTTGCAGAGATGAAGAGTGTTGTTGATATTCCAGTTACGGTGAAAACACGTATTGGTATTGATGATCAAGACTCTTACGAATTTTTGACGGATTTCATTTCGACTGTGTCGGAGAAAGGCGGTTGTGAGCAGTTTACTATCCACGCACGAAAAGCATGGCTTACCGGCTTAAGCCCGAAAGAAAACAGAGAAATCCCACCTTTAGATTATGATCGCGCATATCAAATCAAGCGTGACTTTCCTAATCTAGTGATTGCAGTAAACGGCGGCGTCAAAACTTTGGACGAGAGTATTGAGCATTTGAATCATCTTGATGGTGTGATGATAGGCCGTGAAGCGTATCAAAATCCATATATGCTGGCTGAAGTCGATCAAAAGCTGTTCGGTAGTGAAGCACCAATCAAAAAACGCTCTCAAGTAGTGGAAGAGATGTATCCGTATATTGAACAACAACTTGCCAATGGTTCTTACCTCGGACATATCACTCGTCATATGATTGGTCTTTTCCAAAGTATGCCGGGAGCGCGTCAGTGGCGCCGTTACATCAGTGAAAATGCTCATAAGCCTGGAGCTGGAATAGAAGTTGTTGAAGCAGCTTTGGCTAAGATTCCAAAAGAGCTAAATGTGTAA
- a CDS encoding structural protein → MPILVAAVILLVLGVAMKAGGFSISGAPRGVRANNPLNIESNASNNWVGKVSPSVDSRFETFRAPEYGFRAGAILLRDSYQGRYGLETIEEIIYKFAPSHENDSDNYASFVASQLGINANEPINLSSDATLAKMLHAMSVMEVGRYYSLEQAQEGVRMA, encoded by the coding sequence ATGCCGATTCTTGTAGCTGCAGTCATTTTATTGGTGTTGGGGGTAGCGATGAAAGCAGGTGGTTTTTCGATTAGTGGTGCGCCAAGGGGGGTTAGGGCTAACAACCCATTGAACATAGAAAGCAATGCTAGTAACAATTGGGTAGGGAAAGTGTCGCCGTCAGTCGATAGTCGCTTTGAAACCTTCCGAGCACCTGAATATGGTTTTCGGGCTGGGGCAATCCTTTTGCGCGATAGCTACCAAGGCCGATATGGACTGGAGACAATCGAAGAGATTATTTATAAGTTCGCTCCTAGCCATGAGAACGACTCGGATAACTACGCCAGTTTTGTGGCTAGCCAACTTGGTATCAATGCTAATGAGCCTATCAACCTAAGCAGCGATGCCACTTTAGCCAAAATGCTGCACGCTATGTCAGTAATGGAAGTCGGGCGCTATTACTCACTTGAACAGGCTCAAGAAGGGGTAAGGATGGCATGA
- a CDS encoding tyrosine-type recombinase/integrase has translation MASFNIKKRTLKDGSLRFTVDVIVKKDARIIHRESKTFRKKELARTYGLKRLNELETEGVKKLKSVPISVLLDIYMGERDLWDKSGRTKQYVIKLLRDCDIAKVESNQLRTSDLIQHCKNRKAAGAKPATINHDVAYLRSVMKKAKPVFNIDANFSIFEEAVPVLNDMGLIGKSQKRTRRPTSEELDLLREALRKRQSFRPNGPTRIPYLDILEFSILTCMRIGEVCTILWDDLDEKNKTVLVRDRKDPRKKEGNHMIVPLLGESFDIAMRQDKRNAYIFPYNPRSVSAGFQRARNELGIEDLRYHDLRREGASRLFEKGYSIEEVAQVTGHKNLNILWQVYTQLYPSKLHEKSAP, from the coding sequence ATGGCTTCATTCAACATCAAAAAACGTACACTCAAAGATGGCTCTCTTCGCTTCACTGTGGACGTTATAGTGAAAAAAGATGCGCGGATTATACACCGAGAGTCCAAAACATTCAGAAAAAAAGAGCTAGCTCGCACTTATGGCCTAAAACGACTAAACGAACTAGAGACGGAAGGAGTTAAAAAGCTTAAATCCGTACCTATATCCGTACTGCTCGATATCTATATGGGCGAACGTGACCTATGGGACAAGTCAGGCCGCACTAAACAATATGTGATTAAGCTACTTAGAGACTGTGACATAGCAAAAGTGGAATCGAACCAGCTAAGAACAAGCGACCTAATACAACACTGCAAAAACCGAAAAGCCGCCGGAGCAAAGCCCGCCACTATCAATCATGACGTTGCTTACCTACGTTCTGTCATGAAAAAGGCCAAGCCCGTATTTAACATTGACGCTAACTTTTCTATTTTCGAGGAAGCCGTTCCAGTTCTCAATGACATGGGTCTAATTGGCAAAAGCCAAAAACGAACCCGACGACCAACCAGTGAAGAACTCGACTTATTAAGAGAGGCACTTCGCAAAAGACAAAGCTTTCGCCCTAACGGCCCTACACGCATCCCTTACCTCGACATACTCGAGTTCAGTATTTTAACCTGCATGCGCATAGGTGAAGTCTGCACGATTCTATGGGACGATCTGGACGAGAAGAACAAAACCGTTTTAGTCCGCGATAGAAAAGACCCACGCAAGAAAGAAGGCAACCATATGATTGTACCGCTACTGGGCGAGTCATTTGATATTGCCATGAGGCAAGACAAACGCAATGCGTACATCTTTCCATATAACCCTCGCAGCGTGTCTGCTGGCTTTCAAAGAGCACGTAATGAGCTAGGCATTGAAGACCTACGCTATCACGATCTGCGCCGCGAAGGAGCAAGCCGACTATTTGAAAAAGGCTACTCCATTGAAGAAGTAGCTCAAGTTACTGGGCATAAGAATTTGAATATTCTTTGGCAAGTTTATACGCAGCTTTATCCCAGTAAATTGCATGAAAAGAGTGCACCTTAA
- a CDS encoding TIGR04219 family outer membrane beta-barrel protein, giving the protein MDRVVFAAMAGAAISLTAIPSVSFAETSQSESITQESQVTAVDAPYTIKMGADMWWGSTKVDNTRRGWVDIPSIYIAYQPTRSALPDMSYRYTAVDGGDFVAFDKHDLSFYYNVVSHKLMTFDVGLTATQYTGSHYRTINSSTQYDFNDLTVNLYSYAEIKIPETEWHIIGQFEVGNMNGIKSTDFMAGIRYQIPFDSMTVSLRGGYRVIDLEFSDLAPASADLSESLVFVDGYFFGTEIRF; this is encoded by the coding sequence ATGGATAGAGTAGTATTCGCAGCAATGGCTGGTGCAGCGATTTCTTTGACAGCCATTCCTTCTGTTTCTTTCGCTGAAACGTCACAATCTGAATCTATTACACAAGAGTCTCAAGTTACCGCGGTAGATGCGCCATATACAATAAAGATGGGCGCGGATATGTGGTGGGGCAGCACTAAGGTCGACAATACTCGGCGGGGCTGGGTTGATATACCAAGCATTTACATTGCGTACCAGCCAACACGTTCAGCACTTCCTGATATGAGTTATCGCTATACGGCTGTTGATGGTGGCGATTTTGTAGCGTTCGATAAGCATGATCTTAGCTTCTATTACAACGTTGTCTCTCATAAGCTAATGACCTTTGATGTCGGCTTAACAGCGACTCAATATACGGGCTCACACTATCGAACTATAAACTCGTCAACCCAATATGACTTTAATGATTTAACCGTCAATCTATATTCATATGCCGAAATCAAAATCCCGGAAACGGAATGGCACATTATTGGCCAATTTGAAGTTGGGAATATGAATGGTATTAAGTCGACGGACTTTATGGCGGGAATCCGTTATCAAATACCGTTCGACTCGATGACAGTTTCGCTTCGTGGTGGTTATCGAGTGATTGATCTAGAGTTTTCTGATTTAGCACCTGCTTCAGCAGACCTTTCCGAGTCATTGGTCTTTGTAGATGGATATTTTTTTGGAACGGAGATCAGGTTCTAA
- a CDS encoding DNAase translates to MIECVSQCPKAVERLKVAFRACPADFELMQSEIKAGRVSVYQLQGDNHCLTIAGEVLDDSYYLWGVVGHGVVSGIRELTQYVRRSGLSNISAETYFDGLARLVRPLDTSEQTLQKTTRLEMRV, encoded by the coding sequence ATGATCGAGTGCGTTAGCCAATGCCCGAAAGCAGTCGAGCGGTTAAAAGTGGCCTTTCGAGCTTGCCCTGCAGATTTTGAATTAATGCAAAGTGAAATCAAAGCGGGGCGGGTGAGTGTGTATCAACTGCAAGGTGATAACCACTGTTTGACTATTGCAGGAGAAGTATTGGACGACTCCTATTACTTATGGGGTGTGGTTGGTCATGGGGTAGTGAGTGGCATTCGAGAATTGACTCAGTACGTGAGGCGAAGCGGGCTCTCAAACATTTCAGCAGAAACCTATTTTGATGGGTTAGCTCGTTTAGTCAGGCCACTGGATACCAGCGAGCAAACCTTGCAGAAAACTACACGGTTAGAAATGAGAGTGTAA
- a CDS encoding assimilatory sulfite reductase (NADPH) flavoprotein subunit — protein MSVSPKMPSGINEPNEVNGLSLPINDEKLSQLQNSIGELSPQQLAWVSGYLWGLSQTQSPSVASSALSSVTPAAAASSDKKLTIIYASQTGNAKGVAEGLEKQAAALGVTVELLDASDVKGKALSKLSHLIIVASTNGEGEAPDNAIELHEFLQSKKAPKLSNLQYGVIGLGDSSYEFFCQTGKDFDAFLSKLGAKAFIERVDCDVDYDASVQDWTKQALDIVQEQLAAEPADVVQLPVNQATTVAQYTKQNPYTATLLTNQKITGRDSNKDVRHIEIDLDESGIIYQPGDSLGIWYENSSELANEILTQVGLSGVESVEVDGESLSIHSALVRHYEITASNPQFVAKYAEASGSKKLLKLLEDKATLREYSAETQVIDVLASKKTKLSAEQLISMLRRLTPRLYSIASSQAEVEEEVHLTVGVVEYEQRESVRYGGASGFLSQRLEEGGDVRVFVESNNHFKLPENDDTPVIMIGPGTGIAPFRSFIQERESRDASGANWLFFGDRSFAQDFLYQTEWQRALKSGLLTKMDVAFSRDQEEKVYVQHRLLEQAEELWKWIGQGAHLYICGDADQMAKDVHQALIDIAIEQGGLSDEQANEFFNDLRKNKRYQKDVY, from the coding sequence ATGTCAGTTTCACCAAAAATGCCATCTGGGATTAATGAGCCTAATGAGGTCAATGGGTTAAGCTTGCCAATCAATGACGAAAAGCTTAGCCAGCTTCAAAATTCTATTGGTGAGCTTTCACCGCAGCAACTTGCTTGGGTGAGTGGATATCTTTGGGGCTTAAGTCAAACACAGTCACCGTCGGTAGCTTCTTCAGCATTATCTAGTGTTACACCTGCAGCCGCAGCAAGCTCAGACAAGAAGCTGACTATTATTTATGCTTCGCAAACGGGAAACGCTAAAGGTGTCGCTGAAGGTCTAGAAAAACAAGCGGCAGCGCTGGGTGTCACAGTTGAGTTGCTTGATGCTAGTGATGTAAAAGGTAAAGCGCTCTCCAAACTGTCCCATTTAATTATTGTTGCTTCGACCAATGGTGAAGGTGAAGCGCCCGATAATGCTATTGAGTTACATGAGTTTCTGCAGTCGAAGAAAGCGCCAAAGCTTAGCAACCTGCAGTATGGTGTGATTGGACTGGGTGATTCAAGTTACGAATTCTTCTGCCAAACCGGAAAAGATTTCGATGCCTTCTTATCTAAACTCGGTGCAAAAGCTTTCATTGAAAGAGTGGATTGTGACGTTGATTACGATGCTTCTGTTCAAGATTGGACTAAGCAGGCATTAGATATTGTCCAAGAGCAGCTTGCTGCAGAGCCAGCTGATGTCGTCCAACTTCCAGTGAATCAAGCAACGACTGTTGCACAATACACTAAGCAGAACCCTTACACAGCAACCTTGCTTACCAATCAAAAGATTACGGGGCGTGATTCCAACAAGGATGTGAGACATATTGAAATTGATCTTGATGAATCAGGCATTATTTACCAACCGGGCGACTCGCTTGGGATTTGGTATGAAAATAGCTCTGAGCTTGCCAACGAGATATTGACTCAAGTCGGACTATCAGGCGTTGAGAGTGTTGAAGTCGATGGAGAAAGTCTTTCGATTCACAGCGCGCTAGTGCGTCACTATGAGATCACAGCATCCAATCCCCAATTTGTTGCTAAATATGCCGAAGCTTCTGGTAGTAAAAAACTATTAAAGTTGCTGGAAGATAAAGCTACTCTGCGAGAATACAGCGCAGAAACTCAAGTCATAGATGTGCTTGCTTCCAAAAAGACAAAGCTATCTGCTGAACAATTAATATCAATGCTAAGAAGGTTAACTCCTCGTTTGTATTCCATTGCTTCTAGCCAAGCAGAAGTGGAAGAAGAAGTGCACCTTACTGTTGGTGTCGTGGAATATGAACAAAGAGAGAGTGTTCGATATGGCGGTGCTTCTGGCTTTTTAAGCCAGCGGCTAGAAGAAGGTGGTGATGTTCGTGTGTTTGTTGAAAGTAACAACCACTTCAAACTACCAGAAAATGATGACACGCCAGTCATCATGATTGGCCCGGGAACCGGGATAGCTCCTTTCAGAAGTTTCATTCAAGAGCGTGAAAGCAGAGATGCTTCTGGGGCAAATTGGTTGTTCTTCGGTGATCGTAGCTTTGCTCAAGATTTCCTATATCAAACTGAGTGGCAGAGAGCGTTGAAGTCTGGACTGCTCACCAAAATGGATGTCGCCTTTAGCCGGGATCAAGAAGAAAAAGTCTATGTACAGCATCGCTTACTAGAGCAGGCAGAAGAACTATGGAAATGGATCGGCCAAGGGGCTCACCTCTATATCTGTGGTGATGCTGATCAGATGGCAAAAGATGTACATCAAGCTTTAATTGATATTGCTATTGAGCAAGGCGGCTTATCGGACGAGCAAGCCAATGAGTTTTTCAATGACCTCCGTAAGAACAAACGTTATCAGAAGGATGTTTACTAA
- a CDS encoding RNA-directed DNA polymerase, giving the protein MKLVTQMNAAEAKDFFLKHSSYSNFNLPSYFNFTDLLLNVDEALREKPRGAIDIGLPRARKFSRTSYTLQTNKDGHYAWRPFELIHPVLYVHLVNQLTEENNWQVLLDRFEQFSSNPNIVCASIPRESEEENISDTAESVHGWWVDVEQESISLAIDFKYVFFTDIANFYPSIYTHSIPWAIHTKEVAKLQRNRNDSLGNEIDNSIQDMRNGQTNGIPQGSVLMDFIAEIIMGYVDLSLGDRLRDSGIHDYKILRFRDDFRVFTNSKENAESIIRHLTIVLQELGLQLNSEKTFLSEDIVIDSIKPDKREALMIFGKNVSGTTIQKALLKLSLFSRKYKNSGQIERYLSSINRRVMKTKALKSSDNIAAMVSVLVDIMYHNPRVFASAALVLSTLFKFIEDDDKKLGIIDKIKNKFEPVLGTGMLDIWLQRVSFPVNQDVEYQETLCNVVSGAIDIPHEHVWYSEWITDQRFKNGVLATQFIVEETLAQASSIINEDEVVLFPYSSGEVVEQPEHEEG; this is encoded by the coding sequence ATGAAATTGGTTACACAAATGAATGCGGCCGAGGCAAAAGACTTTTTTTTAAAGCATTCAAGTTATAGCAATTTCAATTTACCATCATATTTCAATTTTACAGATTTGTTGCTGAATGTAGATGAGGCTTTAAGGGAGAAACCAAGAGGGGCTATTGATATAGGTTTACCAAGAGCCAGAAAGTTCTCACGGACGAGCTATACCCTTCAAACAAATAAGGATGGACATTATGCGTGGCGTCCATTTGAGTTAATACATCCAGTTTTGTACGTACATCTAGTAAACCAGCTTACAGAAGAAAATAATTGGCAGGTTCTTTTAGACCGTTTCGAGCAGTTCTCTTCCAACCCAAATATTGTTTGCGCGAGTATTCCAAGAGAATCTGAAGAAGAAAACATATCTGACACAGCTGAAAGTGTACATGGCTGGTGGGTAGATGTCGAACAGGAGTCAATTTCATTAGCTATTGATTTTAAATATGTTTTCTTTACTGATATTGCTAACTTTTACCCTTCCATTTATACACACTCCATACCATGGGCTATTCATACAAAAGAAGTGGCTAAATTACAAAGAAATAGGAATGATAGTTTAGGTAATGAAATAGACAATAGCATCCAAGATATGAGAAACGGCCAAACAAACGGCATTCCTCAAGGCTCAGTTCTTATGGATTTTATCGCTGAAATTATTATGGGGTACGTTGACCTATCTCTTGGAGATAGATTAAGAGATTCTGGAATACATGATTATAAAATCCTCAGATTTCGGGATGATTTCCGAGTTTTTACAAATTCGAAAGAAAACGCAGAATCTATAATTAGGCATTTAACTATTGTGCTGCAAGAGCTGGGGCTTCAATTGAACTCAGAGAAAACCTTTCTGAGTGAAGATATTGTTATTGATTCTATAAAGCCTGACAAAAGAGAGGCTTTGATGATATTTGGTAAAAATGTCTCAGGGACGACTATACAAAAAGCCTTACTGAAGTTGTCTTTATTTTCCCGAAAATACAAAAACTCGGGTCAAATTGAGCGCTATCTAAGTTCTATAAATAGACGCGTCATGAAAACTAAAGCTTTGAAAAGTAGTGATAATATTGCAGCTATGGTCAGCGTTCTAGTAGATATTATGTATCATAATCCTAGGGTATTTGCATCAGCTGCCTTGGTTCTAAGTACTCTATTCAAATTTATTGAAGACGATGATAAAAAGCTTGGAATAATTGATAAAATCAAGAACAAATTTGAGCCTGTTTTAGGAACGGGAATGCTTGATATATGGCTTCAGAGAGTATCGTTCCCTGTAAACCAAGATGTTGAATATCAAGAGACTCTTTGTAATGTTGTCAGTGGAGCCATTGATATACCTCACGAACATGTATGGTATTCCGAATGGATTACAGATCAGCGATTCAAAAATGGTGTTCTAGCAACCCAATTTATAGTTGAGGAAACCTTAGCGCAGGCTAGTAGCATAATTAATGAGGATGAAGTTGTGCTATTTCCGTACTCTTCTGGCGAAGTGGTTGAGCAGCCAGAACATGAAGAAGGTTAG
- a CDS encoding envelope stress response protein PspG, producing MFEIVFVLIFGATLVVTGITAVTIFAAMGVALAVTLVLALIGVAFKMLPWLILAIVGVVVFNKIRA from the coding sequence ATGTTTGAAATTGTCTTTGTATTGATTTTTGGTGCAACCTTGGTCGTAACGGGGATCACGGCAGTTACGATATTTGCAGCAATGGGTGTTGCTTTAGCTGTTACGCTTGTGTTGGCGCTGATTGGGGTGGCTTTTAAAATGTTGCCATGGTTGATATTGGCCATCGTTGGTGTGGTGGTTTTCAATAAGATTCGTGCCTAG